The following proteins are encoded in a genomic region of Populus nigra chromosome 16, ddPopNigr1.1, whole genome shotgun sequence:
- the LOC133675483 gene encoding trehalose-phosphate phosphatase A-like → MDLKSNHSAPVLTDSAPLGKSRLGGHHGLFPCSPSGGAAFSPNLWLSIPKKKTGVLDDVRSIGWLDAMKSSSPPHKKFNKDINIELSSPDPEAAYRTWLLKYPSALASFEQIANFAKGKRIALFLDYDGTLSPIVENPDNALMSDVMRSAVKKVAKYFPTAIISGRSRDKVYEFVGLTELYYAGSHGMDIVGPVRHSTSDDHLNCIESTDMQGNEVNLFQPAREFLPMIDEVFSSLVKSTEAIKGATVENNKFCVSVHYRNVDEDKWKAVWECVEDVIKKYPRLRLTFGRKVLEIRPTINWDKGKALVFLLESLGLSNCDDVLPIYVGDDRTDEDAFKILRERNCGYGILVSKSPKESNAHYSLRDPSEVMEFLKSLVMWKKSSAQ, encoded by the exons ATGGACCTCAAATCAAATCACAGTGCTCCTGTGCTCACTGATTCTGCACCCCTAGGCAAGTCAAGACTAGGTGGGCATCATGGTTTGTTCCCATGCTCACCCTCAGGCGGTGCAGCTTTTTCGCCGAATCTATGGTTATCTATTCCTAAGAAGAAAACTGGAGTTCTTGATGATGTTCGCTCCATTGGTTGGCTGGACGCAATGAAATCATCATCTCCTCCTCACAAGAAGTTTAACAAGGATATTAACATAGAGCTTTCCTCGCCTGATCCGGAAGCTGCCTACCGCACTTGGCTT CTTAAATATCCATCTGCTCTTGCATCTTTTGAGCAAATTGCAAACTTTGCAAAAGGCAAGAGAATCGCCTTGTTCCTGGATTATGATGGTACTCTATCGCCGATTGTAGAAAATCCTGACAATGCCCTCATGTCTGATGTT atgcgTTCTGCTGTAAAGAAAGTGGCAAAATATTTCCCCACAGCAATAATTAGTGGAAGAAGCCGTGACAAG GTATACGAGTTTGTAGGACTCACAGAACTCTATTATGCGGGTAGCCATGGAATGGATATTGTGGGCCCTGTTAGGCACTCCACATCTGATGATCACCTAAATTGTATCGAGTCTACGGACATGCAG GGAAATGAAGTTAATTTATTCCAGCCAGCTAGAGAATTTTTACCTATGATCGACGAG GTTTTTAGCTCCCTTGTCAAGAGTACCGAAGCAATTAAAGGTGCAACAGTTGAGAACAATAAATTCTGTGTCTCTGTACATTACCGAAATGTTGATGAAGAt AAATGGAAAGCAGTTTGGGAGTGTGTCGAAGATGTCATTAAGAAGTACCCTCGCCTGCGATTGACTTTTGGGAGGAAG GTTTTAGAAATTCGTCCCACGATCAATTGGGACAAGGGGAAAGCTCTTGTGTTTCTACTTGAATCACTAG gtCTCAGCAATTGTGATGATGTGCTCCCAATTTATGTTGGAGATGACCGGACAGATGAAGATGCATTTAAG ATTTTGAGAGAGAGGAACTGTGGTTATGGGATTCTGGTATCAAAATCACCCAAGGAAAGCAATGCACATTACTCTCTCAGGGACCCATCCGAg GTCATGGAGTTTCTCAAGTCCCTTGTGATGTGGAAGAAGTCGAGTGCTCAATAA
- the LOC133675138 gene encoding monocopper oxidase-like protein SKS1, whose protein sequence is MALFQSSSTSLFLLIHIALLSTLSLAADPTVSYDFKLSYITVSPLGVPQKVIAVNGQFPGPLVNATTNNNVVINVRNDLDENLLMTWPGIQMRRNSWQDGVLGTNCPIPPNWDWTYSFQLKDQIGSFFYYPSLNLQRASGGFGPFVINNRAIIQIPFAQPDGDFVLLIGDWYTRNHSALRADLDSGKDLGMPDGVLINGKGPYRYNTTLVPDGLPYETIKVDPGKTYRFRVHNVGTSTSLNFRIQGHNLLLVETEGHYTVQQNFSSFDVHVGQSCSFLVTMDQNATSDYYIVASARFVNESLWQKVTGVGILQYSNSKGSATGPLPEAPSDIYNQWSAMNQPKAIRQNTTASGARPNPQGSFHYGSINVTDTYILRSLPPSTIDGKLRATLNGISFVNPDTPIRLADLNQVKGSYKLDFPSEPLNRPLRRDTSVINATYKGFIEVILQNNDTKMQSFHMNGYSFFVVGMDWGIWSENSRGSYNKWDSISRSTIEVYPGGWTAVLASLDNVGIWNLRVENLDRWYLGQETYMKITNPEENGETEMAPPDNVLFCGALASKQQDRSHKDSAGSILQGNLFFTVLMAVCAAVLVFS, encoded by the exons ATGGCTTTGTTCCAGTCCTCTTCAACTTCTCTGTTTCTTTTGATTCACATTGCTCTGCTTTCAACCCTCTCTCTTGCAGCAGACCCAACTGTCTCTTATGACTTCAAGCTCTCTTACATCACTGTCTCTCCTCTTGGTGTTCCTCAAAAG GTTATAGCTGTCAACGGACAGTTTCCTGGTCCTCTTGTTAATGCTACTACTAACAATAATGTTGTTATAAATGTACGAAATGATTTGGATGAAAACCTCCTAATGACATG GCCTGGGATCCAAATGCGACGCAATTCATGGCAGGATGGTGTTCTGGGCACAAATTGTCCAATCCCTCCGAATTGGGACTGGACTTACAGCTTTCAACTAAAAGATCAGATTGGGAGCTTTTTCTACTACCCGTCTCTGAATCTTCAAAGAGCATCCGGTGGCTTTGGTCCATTTGTTATTAATAACAGGGCAATTATCCAAATTCCTTTCGCTCAGCCAGATGGTGATTTTGTACTCCTGATTGGTGACTGGTATACACGGAACCATTCG GCGCTGAGAGCTGATCTTGACTCTGGAAAAGACCTTGGAATGCCTGATGGAGTTTTAATTAATGGGAAAGGGCCTTACAGATACAACACAACTCTTGTGCCTGATGGGTTACCTTATGAAACCATCAAAGTTGATCCAG GCAAGACTTATCGATTTCGTGTGCATAATGTTGGGACTTCTACTAGTTTGAACTTTAGAATCCAGGGACACAATCTGCTGCTTGTGGAAACAGAGGGACATTATACTGTGCAACAAAATTTCTCTAGTTTTGATGTTCATGTGGGGCAGTCTTGTTCCTTTTTGGTTACCATGGATCAGAATGCTACTAGTGATTACTATATTGTAGCAAGTGCTCGGTTTGTGAATGAATCACTTTGGCAAAAAGTCACGGGTGTAGGAATTCTGcaatattcaaattcaaaaggGAGTGCAACTGGTCCTCTGCCTGAAGCACCAAGTGATATTTATAACCAGTGGTCAGCTATGAACCAGCCCAAGGCCATCAG GCAAAATACAACTGCAAGTGGAGCTCGCCCAAATCCACAGGGGTCTTTTCACTATGGTTCAATCAATGTGACGGACACATATATCTTAAGGAGCTTGCCACCATCTACCATTGATGGGAAGCTGCGTGCAACTCTGAATGGGATATCATTTGTCAATCCAGACACACCAATCCGGCTTGCTGACCTCAACCAAGTGAAGGGATCTTACAAGCTTGATTTTCCCAGTGAGCCACTTAACAGACCTCTTCGGAGGGATACCTCTGTCATTAATGCTACATATAAGGGATTTATAGAAGTCATATTGCAGAACAATGATACCAAAATGCAGAGCTTTCACATGAATGGTTActccttttttgttgttgg TATGGACTGGGGGATTTGGTCAGAGAACAGCAGAGGTTCATACAATAAGTGGGATTCTATTTCTCGCAGCACAATAGAG GTTTACCCTGGGGGATGGACAGCAGTCCTTGCTTCCCTTGACAATGTTGGAATATGGAATCTGAGAGTAGAAAATCTTGATAGATGGTATCTCGGCCAAGAAACATATATGAAAATCACCAATCCCGAGGAAAACGGCGAAACAGAGATGGCCCCCCCTGACAATGTTCTATTTTGTGGTGCTCTTGCTTCCAAACAGCA GGATCGAAGTCACAAAGATTCTGCAGGATCGATTCTCCAGGGCAATCTGTTTTTCACTGTGCTGATGGCGGTCTGCGCCGCAGTTTTGGTTTTCAGTTAA
- the LOC133675901 gene encoding acid beta-fructofuranosidase 1, vacuolar-like isoform X1, with translation MDTNPSHASSDPPYTPLLDNPSPARIRRPFNGFAAILASLIFLLSLVALIINQSQESLPEQNQNRSPSTPRPTESFSKPEPRGVAQGVSPKSNPSFFSDKVSYNWTNAMFSWQRTAYHFQPEKNWMNDPDGPLFHKGWYHLFYQYNPDSAVWGNITWGHAVSTDLIHWLYLPFAMVPDHWYDINGVWTGSATLLPDGQIMMLYTGSTNESVQVQNLAYPANLSDPLLIDWVKYPNNPVITPPNGTETDEFRDPTTAWMGPDGTWRITIGSRHNKSIGLSLVYQTSNFTTYELLEGVLHAVPGTGMWECVDFYPVAINGSTGLDTSAHGAGIKHVLKASLDDTKRDHYAIGVYDPVTDKWTPDNPKEDVGIGLQVDYGRYYASKTFYDQNTQRRILWGWINETDTETDDLDKGWASVQTIPRKVLYDNKTGTNILQWPVEEIESLRLRSTDFTEIVVGPGSVVPLDIGQATQLDIFAEFEIEKISETKHEKYGCSGGAVDRSALGPFGLLVVADQTLSELTPIFFRPVNTTEGIVETYFCADETRSSKASDVYKQVYGSTVPVFTDEEFQMRVLVDHSIVESFAQGGRRVITSRIYPTKAIYGDARLFLFNNATGVNVKATLKIWELNSAFIHPFLFDQN, from the exons ATGGATACTAACCCCTCCCATGCCTCCTCTGATCCACCATACACTCCCTTGCTAGACAACCCTTCTCCGGCAAGAATCCGGCGACCCTTTAATGGTTTTGCTGCGATACTCGCCTCACTCATTTTCTTGCTATCTTTAGTCGCATTAATCATTAACCAAAGCCAAGAGTCATTACCTGAgcaaaaccaaaaccggtcaCCTTCAACGCCAAGACCTACAGAGTCATTTTCCAAGCCAGAGCCAAGAGGAGTGGCTCAAGGGGTATCACCAAAGTCAAATCCATCATTTTTCAGTGATAAGGTCTCCTATAATTGGACAAATGCTATGTTTTCATGGCAAAGAACTGCCTACCACTTTCAACCTGAGAAGAATTGGATGAATG ATCCTGATG GTCCATTGTTTCACAAGGGATGGTACCATCTATTCTACCAATACAATCCTGATTCAGCCGTGTGGGGCAACATTACATGGGGCCATGCCGTATCAACGGACCTGATTCATTGGCTTTACCTCCCGTTCGCCATGGTCCCGGATCATTGGTACGATATAAATGGCGTGTGGACCGGGTCTGCCACGCTCCTTCCTGATGGTCAGATCATGATGCTCTATACCGGGTCAACTAACGAGTCAGTACAGGTCCAAAATCTTGCGTACCCTGCTAATCTATCCGATCCTCTCCTTATTGACTGGGTTAAGTATCCGAATAATCCGGTTATAACACCACCAAACGGGACCGAGACTGATGAATTTAGAGACCCGACAACAGCTTGGATGGGACCCGATGGGACATGGCGGATCACAATCGGGTCAAGACATAATAAAAGCATTGGCCTTTCGCTTGTGTACCAAACCTCCAATTTTACAACCTACGAGTTATTGGAAGGGGTCTTGCATGCGGTCCCGGGTACGGGTATGTGGGAATGTGTGGATTTTTACCCGGTTGCAATAAACGGGTCAACTGGATTGGATACTTCGGCTCATGGAGCGGGTATCAAACACGTGCTAAAGGCTAGTTTGGATGACACAAAGAGGGACCACTATGCAATTGGGGTTTATGACCCTGTAACCGATAAATGGACCCCGGATAATCCGAAGGAGGATGTGGGCATTGGGTTACAGGTGGATTATGGAAGGTATTATGCATCAAAAACGTTTTATGACCAGAACACGCAGAGGAGGATCTTATGGGGCTGGATTAATGAAACTGATACTGAAACTGATGATCTTGACAAGGGATGGGCCTCTGTTCAG ACTATTCCAAGGAAGGTGTTGTATGATAACAAGACTGGAACTAATATACTTCAATGGCCGGTGGAAGAGATTGAGAGCTTGAGGTTGAGGAGCACAGATTTTACAGAGATTGTGGTTGGACCTGGTTCGGTTGTGCCACTTGACATAGGACAGGCCACGCAG CTAGACATATTCGCTGAGTTTGAAATAGAGAAAATATCAGagacaaaacatgaaaaatatggtTGCAGTGGTGGTGCTGTGGACAGGAGTGCTTTGGGACCATTTGGTCTTCTAGTCGTAGCAGACCAAACACTTTCAGAGCTTACCCCTATATTTTTCCGGCCAGTTAATACAACTGAGGGCATTGTCGAAACTTATTTCTGTGCTGATGAAACAAG GTCATCAAAAGCTTCAGACGTTTACAAACAAGTTTATGGAAGCACAGTTCCTGTGTTCACAGACGAAGAGTTTCAAATGAGGGTATTG GTTGATCATTCAATTGTGGAGAGTTTTGCTCAAGGAGGAAGAAGAGTGATAACATCAAGAATTTATCCAACAAAAGCAATTTACGGGGATGCAAGGCTGTTCTTGTTTAACAACGCAACTGGGGTGAACGTTAAGGCCACGCTCAAGATTTGGGAATTGAATTCTGCATTTATCCATCCTTTCCTATTTGACCAAAATTAG
- the LOC133675901 gene encoding acid beta-fructofuranosidase 1, vacuolar-like isoform X2, which yields MDTNPSHASSDPPYTPLLDNPSPARIRRPFNGFAAILASLIFLLSLVALIINQSQESLPEQNQNRSPSTPRPTESFSKPEPRGVAQGVSPKSNPSFFSDKVSYNWTNAMFSWQRTAYHFQPEKNWMNGPLFHKGWYHLFYQYNPDSAVWGNITWGHAVSTDLIHWLYLPFAMVPDHWYDINGVWTGSATLLPDGQIMMLYTGSTNESVQVQNLAYPANLSDPLLIDWVKYPNNPVITPPNGTETDEFRDPTTAWMGPDGTWRITIGSRHNKSIGLSLVYQTSNFTTYELLEGVLHAVPGTGMWECVDFYPVAINGSTGLDTSAHGAGIKHVLKASLDDTKRDHYAIGVYDPVTDKWTPDNPKEDVGIGLQVDYGRYYASKTFYDQNTQRRILWGWINETDTETDDLDKGWASVQTIPRKVLYDNKTGTNILQWPVEEIESLRLRSTDFTEIVVGPGSVVPLDIGQATQLDIFAEFEIEKISETKHEKYGCSGGAVDRSALGPFGLLVVADQTLSELTPIFFRPVNTTEGIVETYFCADETRSSKASDVYKQVYGSTVPVFTDEEFQMRVLVDHSIVESFAQGGRRVITSRIYPTKAIYGDARLFLFNNATGVNVKATLKIWELNSAFIHPFLFDQN from the exons ATGGATACTAACCCCTCCCATGCCTCCTCTGATCCACCATACACTCCCTTGCTAGACAACCCTTCTCCGGCAAGAATCCGGCGACCCTTTAATGGTTTTGCTGCGATACTCGCCTCACTCATTTTCTTGCTATCTTTAGTCGCATTAATCATTAACCAAAGCCAAGAGTCATTACCTGAgcaaaaccaaaaccggtcaCCTTCAACGCCAAGACCTACAGAGTCATTTTCCAAGCCAGAGCCAAGAGGAGTGGCTCAAGGGGTATCACCAAAGTCAAATCCATCATTTTTCAGTGATAAGGTCTCCTATAATTGGACAAATGCTATGTTTTCATGGCAAAGAACTGCCTACCACTTTCAACCTGAGAAGAATTGGATGAATG GTCCATTGTTTCACAAGGGATGGTACCATCTATTCTACCAATACAATCCTGATTCAGCCGTGTGGGGCAACATTACATGGGGCCATGCCGTATCAACGGACCTGATTCATTGGCTTTACCTCCCGTTCGCCATGGTCCCGGATCATTGGTACGATATAAATGGCGTGTGGACCGGGTCTGCCACGCTCCTTCCTGATGGTCAGATCATGATGCTCTATACCGGGTCAACTAACGAGTCAGTACAGGTCCAAAATCTTGCGTACCCTGCTAATCTATCCGATCCTCTCCTTATTGACTGGGTTAAGTATCCGAATAATCCGGTTATAACACCACCAAACGGGACCGAGACTGATGAATTTAGAGACCCGACAACAGCTTGGATGGGACCCGATGGGACATGGCGGATCACAATCGGGTCAAGACATAATAAAAGCATTGGCCTTTCGCTTGTGTACCAAACCTCCAATTTTACAACCTACGAGTTATTGGAAGGGGTCTTGCATGCGGTCCCGGGTACGGGTATGTGGGAATGTGTGGATTTTTACCCGGTTGCAATAAACGGGTCAACTGGATTGGATACTTCGGCTCATGGAGCGGGTATCAAACACGTGCTAAAGGCTAGTTTGGATGACACAAAGAGGGACCACTATGCAATTGGGGTTTATGACCCTGTAACCGATAAATGGACCCCGGATAATCCGAAGGAGGATGTGGGCATTGGGTTACAGGTGGATTATGGAAGGTATTATGCATCAAAAACGTTTTATGACCAGAACACGCAGAGGAGGATCTTATGGGGCTGGATTAATGAAACTGATACTGAAACTGATGATCTTGACAAGGGATGGGCCTCTGTTCAG ACTATTCCAAGGAAGGTGTTGTATGATAACAAGACTGGAACTAATATACTTCAATGGCCGGTGGAAGAGATTGAGAGCTTGAGGTTGAGGAGCACAGATTTTACAGAGATTGTGGTTGGACCTGGTTCGGTTGTGCCACTTGACATAGGACAGGCCACGCAG CTAGACATATTCGCTGAGTTTGAAATAGAGAAAATATCAGagacaaaacatgaaaaatatggtTGCAGTGGTGGTGCTGTGGACAGGAGTGCTTTGGGACCATTTGGTCTTCTAGTCGTAGCAGACCAAACACTTTCAGAGCTTACCCCTATATTTTTCCGGCCAGTTAATACAACTGAGGGCATTGTCGAAACTTATTTCTGTGCTGATGAAACAAG GTCATCAAAAGCTTCAGACGTTTACAAACAAGTTTATGGAAGCACAGTTCCTGTGTTCACAGACGAAGAGTTTCAAATGAGGGTATTG GTTGATCATTCAATTGTGGAGAGTTTTGCTCAAGGAGGAAGAAGAGTGATAACATCAAGAATTTATCCAACAAAAGCAATTTACGGGGATGCAAGGCTGTTCTTGTTTAACAACGCAACTGGGGTGAACGTTAAGGCCACGCTCAAGATTTGGGAATTGAATTCTGCATTTATCCATCCTTTCCTATTTGACCAAAATTAG
- the LOC133675371 gene encoding stemmadenine O-acetyltransferase-like yields the protein MNVQILSRKLITPSSPTPHHLQNLKISWLDQFLSPHNYLPFIFYYPSNGDENNEERSKQLQNSLSEILTIFYPLAGRYIDNNLIIDCNDKGVEYTEAQVSGGLSRLLEGGELETELRNHLAPHPVQPDNSPLVLIQFNMFESGGVAIGLCVTHRVADAYTVFTFVRTWATACKLGVDEVLHAPSFQLPSFFPSRDTISSPNRFIGRNHHKIVVMKRFVFTGAALSKLKAVVSASVNGSHQPTRVEVVTAVIWKTLTMVAQAKHGRLRPSLLSHTFNMRGKIAMPIPDNSCGNFINVALSHFTADDKTKVQLHDFVDRVYNGIKNMVSDCARVSSDDELFVMAEKIRIETIKAFTRSEMDLYMFNSWCRMPVYQADFGWGKPGWVSGLYVPGVEMVFLVDTKDGDGIEAWVSLEEDTMLLFQENPDIKAFTGQEL from the coding sequence ATGAACGTTCAAATCCTATCTAGAAAGCTGATAACTCCATCATCTCCAACTCCACACCATcttcaaaacttgaaaatatcATGGCTTGATCAGTTTCTCTCACCGCATAATTATTTACCTTTCATTTTCTACTACCCATCCAATGGTGATGAAAATAACGAAGAAAGAAGCAAGCAATTACAGAACTCTTTATCAGAGATATTGACCATCTTCTACCCACTTGCTGGAAGGTACATTGATAACAATCTCATAATTGATTGTAATGACAAGGGAGTTGAATATACAGAAGCCCAGGTAAGCGGTGGCCTCTCACGGCTTCTCGAAGGAGGAGAACTTGAGACCGAGCTGCGGAACCATTTGGCTCCACATCCAGTTCAACCTGACAACAGCCCTCTAGTACTAATCCAATTCAACATGTTTGAATCCGGCGGGGTGGCCATTGGCTTGTGTGTGACACACAGGGTGGCTGATGCATATACAGTATTTACATTCGTTCGTACTTGGGCTACAGCATGTAAATTAGGGGTTGATGAAGTACTACATGCCCCAAGTTTCCAATTACCTTCCTTCTTCCCATCAAGAGATACAATATCTTCTCCTAATCGATTCATCGGCCGCAATCATCACAAGATTGTGGTTATGAAGAGGTTTGTGTTTACTGGTGCAGCCTTGTCGAAACTGAAGGCTGTTGTTAGTGCCAGTGTCAATGGATCACACCAGCCGACACGAGTCGAGGTCGTGACAGCAGTTATATGGAAGACACTAACAATGGTGGCTCAAGCGAAACATGGTCGGTTAAGGCCTTCCCTCTTGTCGCATACGTTTAACATGAGAGGGAAGATAGCAATGCCTATACCTGATAATTCTTGTGGGAACTTCATAAATGTGGCACTTTCACACTTTACAGCAGATGATAAGACCAAGGTGCAACTTCATGACTTTGTAGATAGAGTTTACAACGGAATAAAGAATATGGTATCAGATTGTGCAAGAGTTTCAAGTGATGACGAGTTATTtgttatggcggagaagatcaGGATCGAGACGATAAAAGCATTTACCAGAAGCGAAATGGATCTCTATATGTTCAATAGCTGGTGTCGGATGCCAGTTTATCAAGCAGATTTTGGCTGGGGAAAGCCTGGTTGGGTTAGTGGACTGTATGTGCCTGGTGTTGAGATGGTTTTTCTTGTAGACACTAAAGATGGTGATGGAATTGAGGCATGGGTGAGCTTGGAAGAAGATACAATGCTGCTTTTTCAAGAAAATCCTGACATTAAGGCATTTACTGGCCAAGAATTATAG